In Puntigrus tetrazona isolate hp1 chromosome 23, ASM1883169v1, whole genome shotgun sequence, the DNA window GCCCCTTGCGCTGCACGTGCAGAGTACACGTGAGGTCACGTGAAATCCGTGACGTCACAGTGAAGCATTCCACAGTATAAATTCATCGTCGCCtcacatttaatctaatctagtgtgatcaattgagtgagaatcagagcagaaagattatcacgtgaacaaacactcaaaataactgttttccagCACTTCATTACAGCACtagtgtttctgtctgtaatcaatggagctcaagtctaaaaagagttcaatattagtagataatacaataagagctggagaaaaaaacatcactgaccctTCAGGAGCAAATCCAGaggcttctcctgcagcagcagctatggagaacagcccagcaggtgaacaacaagcttgtgaaaaattcctttctctgaaatagttttgttgcaacaattcctttttaatatattaaatgtgtgtatgactttttctttttttttttttttaagaaaaaccagctaaacacaagaagaaaagcctttgtGCATTCTTCAAGAAGACATGGCTTGCTGTGAAAAGCACTCGTCGAGGCAACAAAACAGCCCCTCCTCAGCTTGTGACGGACacagattcagctgatcttcagtGTGGTCCTTCTGATCTCGAACCAGCAGCACACTGTCATCCAGCTGATCCACAGCCAGGCCCGTCCGGCCTAGAGCCAATAACTCTACAGGATCAACCTGATCCTCTGCCATGTCTGTCCAGCATCACACCGATAGTCTGTGTTGAAAATCCAGCTGATCCCAAGCCAGCTGAAGGTATGTCTACTGTCAATtcaattctgtcctgtttttcctacttttgagtgtttatttatctaatACCTACATGTATGTTCGAATGTGCCTTGTAATATCTGGTGATAATTCTTAactcttccatttctgttttttagaaaatcaaacaaacacaaagaagaagaaacgcattctcacactcttcaaaagattgtggcgggctgtaaaatgtgcatcaacacagaaaaagcacaacaaagtggCTCCTCTTTGTGCTTCGATTCAGCTGATCCTCACAGGATCCAAACATTCTTGAACTGGCTCTGCAGCATTCAGCTGATCATCGGTCAGTTGGATCCATGAAACATTCTTGAGACCTCCAGATGGCATCTGTCAGTTCATCCTGGTCAAGAACTGATCATCGGTCAGATCCATCTGTCCATGAAACCATGGCTCTACAAGATCCGACTGATCCTCCAGATCTGATCAGATCCTCCCAACAAGATTCAGCTGTCATCAATGTCCATCTGTCCTGATCCATGGCTCAAGATCtgactgatcctccagaagatcaTCTGTCTGGTTTGTCTGTCCTGGTCAAGAACAACGGTTTTGTACCAACGTGTTCTGcaggattcagctgatcttcttcCAGGCCCGTCAGCTCTTGAGCCAGTACCCCAAAATTTCCAGCTGCTTGCAAGCATAGACGAATCAAGGATCAAACCCGAGCAGCCTGTTTCAGCCGTCCAACTCCAGGTGAGTCTATTTCCACTTGTCTGTGtgcgtatacatgtatgtataattcctCATACGGTATTCCAAACGTAAATGATAACTGTTGACAAAGTAGTATTGCCTAAAAGCAATTGAAAGAATCCTTCTGTTACATGCTGACTTACGGTGAACTCAAAATCTCATACTGCTCATACTTCTGTAgtactacatttgaatttgaacgtgctttgtgttcaattttgggtgtagcattagtttcaaacattgagcatatttattctccatgtatctgatgtgaattgcatgtatttattcaagcactgccacaggatttcatgtcagactgaatctcatatattaacatgctctctttgtatgtttttgcagtaccatttgatgagatttatgaagTGGGAGATGAGCTTGGACAAGGAGGCTTTGGCACGATGTGTACGAGGGACTTCAAAAATCAACGCAAGAAGGTAGGAATCACAGCTTTATTCACCAAATGTATATAGAAGATATCGATCAGTGCttagaccaaaacatttttaatatcaatttaaatatataatcacaatatcatgatcacaaatatttctatgtgtgtgtatatatgtgtataaatttgcagattcaatataatcagtttgcccatttgtaacatacagtgcgcttataaataatttcatttatttattcattgattgcatttattttttgcaggttgccatcaaaatcATCCTCAAGTGTGAAAGAGACCGTTATATTGAACTAGTAAGTTGacataatgtacataattaaataccaactacatacaaattacattgcaaacagaagtgaaatgtgatattgaactcttaattactcttttctctaatgttagcctggctgttcaaagccactgtttgcagaagtggctgcAAACCTGCTGCTGACACAGGCACCATTAAGCCCCTACATTGTGTACATGCTGGAATggtttgaagaggaggatcggttcatcctcatcctggaaCATCCGGAACCCTGCAAGGACTTGCTCAAATTTGTGGTTAACAACATGCATTGGCCGAACGAATTACAGACACGTAGCCTGATGTATCAAGCGGTGCTCGGGGCCAAGCACTGTCTTGACCGAGGTGTCTTTCACCGGGACATTAAGTTGAATAACTTTCTGATCAACACGACGACTAACCGAGTCcaactaatagactttggctgcagTGACCTCGTCAAAAGTACAGGCTACTTGGGTGATTTTATAGGTAAGTTGGCGTTACTATGAGGCCtaatgagaagtcaaacttctgagtagtgatttaatgaaaacaaatggacatttggtcaagtttctggtgacatttgtttgcaaatagattttgtaaccTGAATATGCCTTGCTTTCATGAACAGGAGGAGTCTGCCCGCCTGAATACTACAACGACTTAAGATACAAGGCAGAGCCAACAACCGTCTGGTCTCTGGGTGTAATGATGTACGCAATGATGTGCAAATGTCGACCCTTTAGCagtcctgaagacatgatgcatgGCAGTCTGAGTTTTAACGTTAGAGTATCCACAGGTGAGAGAATAATCAACTACCAAtaacacagtgacattaagattgttaaacacacaaagtttaatacatgctacatatttccatacttgacaacgttagcatgtcatggacatgaaagaacacacatgactaaccaatgaaaaacttgtacagaattgcagaatttgataagtcgctgcctgactgttgacccaactaagagagcgactattgaggagatcctacagcataaatggtttcagcaaggacaaatgtcaggagtagctcagagtcaggcagag includes these proteins:
- the LOC122329151 gene encoding serine/threonine-protein kinase pim-1-like; amino-acid sequence: MELKSKKSSILVDNTIRAGEKNITDPSGANPEASPAAAAMENSPAEKPAKHKKKSLCAFFKKTWLAVKSTRRGNKTAPPQLVTDTDSADLQCGPSDLEPAAHCHPADPQPGPSGLEPITLQDQPDPLPCLSSITPIVCVENPADPKPAEVPFDEIYEVGDELGQGGFGTMCTRDFKNQRKKVAIKIILKCERDRYIELPGCSKPLFAEVAANLLLTQAPLSPYIVYMLEWFEEEDRFILILEHPEPCKDLLKFVVNNMHWPNELQTRSLMYQAVLGAKHCLDRGVFHRDIKLNNFLINTTTNRVQLIDFGCSDLVKSTGYLGDFIGGVCPPEYYNDLRYKAEPTTVWSLGVMMYAMMCKCRPFSSPEDMMHGSLSFNVRVSTELQNLISRCLTVDPTKRATIEEILQHKWF